In Gadus morhua chromosome 2, gadMor3.0, whole genome shotgun sequence, the DNA window ATATGTATGCATGTTCTTACAGTGATGGATGCGAAGGATCTGAGACAGGTGTTGAACACTGCGTTTTCCGCAAAACGAACGAACTGTAACAGTTAAAAGAAGGTTTAGTCTTAATTTGTCTGTCAGGCATGTAATTGCCTGACATGTTAAAATCTGACTTGGTTATAACGATATATTGTATGACGAATCTAGTGGGGAAAAATACACATTGCTTCCTAGCTCCTCCAACcaacaacaaaatatatatatatttatattctatcTATTTTTCATTTCTAATCCTAAATGCATGCAGGCCcgtgcttttttatttttgttgcaaAAGTTGTAGCACCTGAAGGCATACATCTGAGCATGCAACGTAATACGAGTCTAGTGCCATGTGCTGGCAACAGCTGTTCCCTGCAAGCGCAGCTGCACAACCAGGAAAAAAAGGGAACAAGGGACGTGCAGAGATTATCCCTAATTGTTCTTGCTTGTTACAATTTGTCAGCTTTGCTTTTGCTTGGCTAATCTCTGTGGCTGTTATCTGCCATGAGAAATTGGCTGCTTATCGTACAGTTATGATTTCTAGGTATAAATGTAATGGAAAGACACAATAACCATAATTTTAATCATGACGCTAATACTGATCAAAATTAGGATCATAATTAGGGTGTTATTGAATTGATTATGACAGTAGATAACATCAACTGAaataatttgcatgaaaaaaacaaattcaaacTAACTAAATGCATGTAATGGCATTGCAACATTACTTATGACCAATCCTGCCTGCTTTCCTTCTACATTTCCACCTAGAGCACCCAGAGCAACTTCCTCCCATCCATTGCAATCTAAAATGCAAGGCAAATTTAGTATAATTTCAACATACCCTACTCACAAAACTCAATCCATTTCAACCTAACCTGCTAGCCCAACTCCTATTCATTTCAATCTAACCTGCTAGCCAAACTCCAATCCATTTCAACCTAACCTGCTAGCCTAACTCCTATTAATTTCAACCTAACCTGCTAGCAAAACTACTATTCATTTGAACTTAACCTGCTAGCCAAAGTCCTATTCATTTCAACCTAATTCAGACTATTTCTTTCAAATGACAATCAGTTTATGCTGAGGCCAGCTTTAGTTGTTATGTTCAGAAGGCTGCTGATGGAGCAGCAGAGGGATCCAAACATACTAATCTTTCATCTCTCCCGGGCCGATTTCCTCCTTTAAATATGTTCTTGGTCGACCGAGGCGTATCAGCCTCACATCTAGCATCGCTCATTAGCACTCTAACCAGCAGGCGGTCTCTAATAAAAGCATCATCTGAAGCAACACTGGGCTAGGCTCCAGTCGTTAACAAATCCCACATCATACTGTCGTAAACTTATAGCTGCTAGTTCTGGGCTGTAAGCAAAAGTATCCCCCCCGGTTTACATAACTAATAGTTAGTAATAGTTAAATGCCTCACATAGCACTAAAGTTTCTCAAGTAACATGTCTAGTCCCAAGAGGGTTCAAGTTCCTAAGTCTTGAGAGGTTTGGACTTGGAGGGGTTCAAACTAAATATTGAAGTTCAAATCCAGTTCAAATCCTAAAAAAGTGCAGAATTTCAAATGTGCAGTATTGGATAAtttggaaagaaagaaaggacaaATTGCGGTATTGACAGGTGGGAACGTCAAAAAAGCTCAGCTGAGCGTGCAACGGTGTCAGCGCTTCAGTACAATATCTGTTAGATCACAAGAGAGGGATCGACTTCAAAACAAAGACTAATATTAAAGCTGTTAGGCAAGCAGAAACCCGAGAGAGGGTGTAAAGCCACACCACGAGGGGGGGTCTTGGAAAGCATTTAGCCTTGGCATAGCTGCCGCTTCTCTCCAGCTTAATGGTCCATTGAGATGCCTTCCACCACAAACCTGTGCCAAGGCTGGGGGGGCAGGTCTAAGAATAGCACATTTTCTTCTTGCGCTCTGAGCTGCTGTCTCTAAGGCTGCTGCACTGCACCTGTTAGACCCCAGCTAGCCCGGCAGGGAGAATTTACATTGCATAAACAGGCATAGACAGATGACACTcatacgtacgcacacacacgtacgcacacacacacacacacacacacacacacacacacacacacacacacacacacacacacacacacacacacacacacacacacacacacacgtacgcacacactaccacacaaacactcacacacacacacacacacacacatgcgtacacagaaacagacaccacacacacacacacacacacacacacacacacacacacacacacacacacacacacacacacacacacacacacacacacacacacagacacacacgcacaaccacacccacgcacataaacacacacacgcacacattttcagGCTACTGAATTTTTCTTGAAGAGCAATTGGACAACCACACAGTGGGTCTCAgatgtgcatacacacatgctcacataaAAATACTGTCAACACACATCAACTTCCCTTCCGTTTAATAGAAAGCAGCTCTGCGTCATCAGTGAATGGCAATCCCacttaataaaaatataaaataatggtCTCATAGGgtgaacaaaaaaacaagagaaaagttCCTTTGATGAATGACAAAATAGACTCATATAATCAGGCTGTCGTTGTATAAAACGACAAAAATGGACACCAACCTTTCTGGGAGActaacatgctctctctctctcttctccccagtATCATGGAGCGTACATTTGTTGCCCTGAAGCCCGATGGTGTGCAGAGAGGACTCTGCGGTGAGGTCATGAAGCGCTTCGAGCAGAAGGGTTTCAGACTGGTCGCAGCCAAGTTCCTTCAGGTAACCACGGCGACGGAAACCAGGGCCGTTGTCCAGAAAGATCCCCCgtttgtgttctatttttttgtctaTAAATGTGACCAGCATATGGATTTATTAGAATATCCAAATGAAGAACAAGGTTTAGCATTTCCAATGATACCACTGTCATGTATGTGTCCATTACACGGGTACTGAGTAATGAACAGCTACATTTAGGCATTACCTTTAGACGGTAATTCTCAAAACTTGGATTGGAGTTAAGAGGTGAAACAAGTGTTTGGTGTGTGGATTAGTCTCACAAGATAGACCTGTGGTTTGCAGTTTTATTTAAAAGCTTCCTCCTTCATGGCTGTACTTTAGCTAGCCACATTTGAGCAACGGATACTGAAATCAAACACCGGTAACCAAGGTTCTTTGAAAAATCGCCTCACGATGTTAAGCTATACATTACAATCCCCTGCCTAAGTTATTTCTCAATCCGGTTTCTCGAAATTTTTGGCGAGATATAGCAGAGACATGATGGCTGgagaatttaaaaaaatgcatgtcaCCTGTCTATCCTGTCTATGTGTGGACTGGATTGTGCAGCATATACAGAAATACCAACACATGCGCCAGACTCAATGAGCTTGTGTCGCACACATGATTAGCTCGCAAGGACAATGACGCCATGGATGCCACACATtcagatagacacacacccacacacacacacacacacacacacacacacacacacacacacacacacacacacacacacacacacacacacacacacacacacacacacacacacacacacacacacacacacactcacacaaatacacacacatactgtctAACACACACAGCTAAGGCAGCCCAGAAATGAAGGCATGGTAGAAGAGATGACAGCTGCTCAATGGGCCAAGAATTCCTTTGATAGGCATGCCTCttgtcattcacacacacacacacacacacacacacacacacacacacacacacacacacacacacacacacacacacacacacacacacacacacacacacacacacacacacacacacacacacacacacaaacatgcacacgcacattatTTGTCCTCTGTCTTAGTTGGAACAGGAGTCTGGAGGCCACGGTTGGTTCACTATCTCATGGTTATTTTTATTCCACATGGCTGTTTAAGAAGGCAGATTAACGGACTTGTTTATAGAGTGAAATAaattactgtttgtttgtgtatttgtctgtgtgtgtgtagccttcCGAGGACCACATGAAGAAGCACTACATGGACCTGAAGGACATGCCCTTCTACGCCGGACTGTGCAAGTACATGTCCTCCGGACCCGTGTTCGCCATGGTACGACTCACTCAAACCTTCACCACATAAAAGAGTTTAATCAACGAAGCTCTCTCAAAATAAAAGTGTTGAAATAAGGGAGctctgtcaaaataaaagcgtggcGGCGTAAAGTGAAcatctctaaccctctctctcaggTCTGGGAAGGCCAGGGCATCGTGAAGATGGGCAGGATGATGCTGGGTGAGACCAACCCCGCTGACTCCAAGCCCGGCAGCATCCGCGGAGACTTCTGCATTAGCATTGGCAGGTAGGGTACTaacaacacaagcacacacacacacacacgcacacgcacacacacacacacacacacacacacacacacacacacacacacacacacacacacacacacatattcaaattTTCCTCTACTAATAAGGTCCTGTACAAAGCACCCAGGTCCTCACAAGTACAATAAAACAtcttatagtgtgtgtgtgttgagcctCACCACCTGCGGTCTCTCTACAGGAACATCATCCACGGCAGTGACACCGCCGAGAACGCTAAGATGGAGATTGCCCTGTGGTTCAAGGATGAGGAGTTTGTCACATACACCCCCTGCACCCAGGCCCAGCTGTACGAGTAAAGACAACCCCAACGTCCCAACCCAATGTAACCACACCCGGCCCCCGCTCCCTCACCCGCTGCACAACCCAACACCCAACCTACCCCGATCCGACCTAACTCAACCCACCCCGACCCAAGCACATTCAATATACTTATCTGGACTTCACTGTGCCCTTTTGGCATCAGTCAAATATTGTCAATAAAGGTGTGTGGAGAGAactttggtgtgtttgtgctttgttTTACGAGGACTAGACATTGTTCGATATGTAATGCACATGCAATATTGGTGATCCTCACCATACAAACTGGCCTTTAACGAGTCGCTTGAAACTATGTTTCCTTCATCTcctattctctttttttttttagggtttGCCCTAGCAAAGAGGAAGGCACCTTTCTTAGTGCCTTCACAGGATTTCACTTGCTATTTACTAATTCATCAGAAGCAGGTTTTTATCAAAAATTACTTACAGTTATAGGTCATTGGACGCTGGGCCCCTTCCTGTAAGCCTGCCTACAGGTTCGGCTGTTTATGTTCTGGGGACAAATAACTTTCTGATTGCAGTACCCGATAGAAATACACTCTGACCCATATGCTATCTTTCCTGGGTGTCCTGCACTGAAGCCATTGCCAGGCAATAACTGTAGATCCAGAGGGAAAGTTGAGAGGGTGATAGCTAGAATGGGCCACACTGCAGCCTGATGCCGGCTCCCAGCCAGAAGAATGGCTTCTAATATTAGATAGAGGTCAGAGGGGGCGAGTGTCCCCCAGCCATTCTGAAGGGGCacccctctgacctctgtctAATATATCTAATATTATAATAGCAGCCATTatcttcaaataaaatccatGTGGGTATAGACAATTATAATTCGGAAAATGAAGACGACTGTCATTTTCTAGCATGTTGCTTTTTAGCGTTCAATAGATGCATAAGACGCAACAGGGCATTAGGGTGAAGTCAGGTCAGATCCAGATTTAAATTTAAAGTCCTTATACAAGGATTAATACAGATCTGCGGACTCACTCCAGACCTCCATTGACTGCCTTGAGGAGGTAAAAATTTGGATGGGAAGTAACTTCCTCCAAATGAACAATGAAAAAACAGAAGCCATTATTTTTGGCCCTTCCAATCTAAAGCCCCTCGCGCGGCCGACCCAGGTATTCTCTCCCCCTACGTCAAACCCCACACCAGAAACCTGGATGTCATCTGCGACTCGAATTTCTGCTTTGACAAGCAAATTGCTGCTGTAGTCAAGAGCAGTTTTTACCAGCTCAGAGTCATTGCTAAGATGAAAGCCCATTTATCATTTTACAATCTGGAAAAAGTAATACACGCCTTCATTACATCACGGCTGGATTACTGCAACTCCCTTTACCTAGGACTCCCTCAATCACTCCTCTCTTGCCTTCAGCTGGTCCAGAACTCCGCAGCAAGGCTGCTGACTGGATCCAGAAAGCGGGATCAAATAACCCCCATCCTAGCTTACCTCCACTGGTTGCCCATCCAGCACAGAATTAATTTAAAAACCCTACTTATGGTTTTTAAAGCCCTAAATGGCCTGGCCCCGCCCTATATCACAGAGCTCATCCACCGCCACTCAGCTCCCAGGTCCCTTAGATCATGTAGTATGGGTCTCCTGCACGTTCCACGCACTACATTAAAACAGAGGGGCGACAGGGCTTTTGCTGTGGCTGGCCCCCGCCTTTGGAATGAACTGCCGCCTTCACTTAGAGACGCTCCTTCCGTCACCATTTTTAAATCTAGGCTAAAAACACACCTCTTCTCCCTGGCCTTTCTTCCTTTtatatgttgtttatttttatgtttttcatctactgtctatgtatgtggtatGTGTTCTGTTATATGCCTTTTTGCACCATGTACGGCACTTTGGCCAGTGAAAACTGTTTAAATGTGCCTTATGAATAAATTGttcttacttacttactaaTACTCAATGGGGATCCTTAATACTCAAGGATTAATACTCAAAGTCAGTACTAATGGTAGGCCACTCTTTTGCAATGGACCATTCATTAAATTGATTCTTCATATgctatatctataaatataaatagatgAATATAataagtttgtgtgtgcttatatGTGTATAGGTTTTGAATCACAAGGGGATTTCACTATGAGGGAGACTGTGTTCTTGTTAAGGTGCAATGCTTTCaatgaaacaacaaaaaacaaatgaaaagcaAACAATGTTATACCTTTTTTATTCTGTAGAAAATCCTAAGGTTCCATTTTTTTAACACCAAAATGGAACACTTAATTCACAATCATGCTGCCCCAAATGTTACATTGTATTAAAAATGTTTCATGAAAGTGACGTCAAcaaatattgtatatatatatactcatgTTTTTTGAAGAtaagtacattttattttcacagCGCTGACATTGCGGACTGAATAGACCAATACAGTGTAGGCACAGTGCTCTGAAAACCTTTGGACTGGGACCCAAAGCAACAGTTCAACCTAATGTGTTCTTACCCGTTAATACTGAAATAGTAAAGGTGCTATAGGTAAGATAAGAGTTTTAAAGAGGGGatgagatgccctgattggtcagaaatgagccggGAGTGGTCTAAAATCAAAATAGGATAATACAGATGTTCTCACAGCGCATTACACTAATAGCTGATGGATGGCTTTGCCATTTATAACAAAATACACTTATAAATGTGTTCTTAAAATCAACAGCACCTTTAAGGGGTCTTTATTAAACTTCATGGGTTGTTGATAAGCAAAAAAATATTCAGGAGATGCATAATGAAGAGCTACAGCTCATTATCACATACTCTGACTTGGATAATTGGCATTCCCAGAATTTGTTCAGTATAGATACGTGTACACTATTAGTAGATATAAGCTATCCTAAGAAGATGACTGGATTTTAAATGATAGATTTTAATTCTGTATACACTCGTCCTTCAACTCTGCAAAAGGAAACAGAACACGTACAAATCATAATGGTTAAATTaactttgatttgtttttcaaCTTTGAACTTCCCAGTACAGGTTTCAGAAACACAGCCGTTTAAGCAGGTTTTTAAACTCACAGACAGGAAATAAAAGAAACACATTATGTCATCCTAGCCACTGATAACATGCACACAATAATCTGATATTGAAAGGGGAATACCACATATTTTTTGCTATCATGTTATAAGTGTTCCTCGTTCCGACATGGTGATCTCATTATATCAGTGTACATTCATTAACAGGCTAAAAAAAAAGATCTATAAAACATACTCTAACTCAAGCGTAAATGGATTAGCTTTGCTTTGCAGTTGTATAATAACATATTATGATAAATGGTGACAAGACATTGCAACGTAACATACATTTAACGCAGCCGGCTGTACTGTTGTAAAACTGACACTACCAAAAGTACAATACTTAAAATGATAATAGCAGGCACTTGGCAGCTAAACAAACTTCAATTCTACAAAAGGTTGTGTTTAAATTCTGGTGGCCAAACCGTCTGAAAGACGAAGACAAGATTACTCTTAATAAGCATTGACACACAGCAATGCAAAGTCGGCAGGCTGGTTTGACAGCCACCATGTTGTGCTAGAAATAGAACATTCTGATGCGTTTTAAATAATTATAGTCGAAGTGAAATGAATGACGTATTGCTGAAAGATGTAGAattttaataaacaatatattttttccaCTGAGCCATGTCtcctgctttttattttttttgtataaatTGTTTTAACAGTTGTGTCCAAAATACAAGATTAAGAGATCAACATTTTTTTCTCATAATTCcattctttaaaaaatatcaaatatataaatataagtatATGTTGAGATAGATAGCACCATGTTACAAAGACAATTCAACTTTTCACGTACAAAATTTGAcaagcaaatacacacatacgtacacacgtTTAAACATACTTACACCAATTGATATCAGTGTGCAGTGTTAGTTTGACAAGTGGCTAGCTTGGCTGCTAGCTTAGCATATAGCATATTACAAAACACATTTTGTTTCTCCCCTACAGAGAGAAGGGCCATTCAGTTAAAGAAAGAGTATGCCCTATGGGACATTTATTTTGTGCATCCTCGTATAATTTCCATTTATTTGGGGGTTGTAATATTTCCGCTGGCATAACAGTATTTGTGGGTTGAATATGTTCCTTTTTTACATTAAGGGACAAAGATGCAACCAGTAGTTCAGAGGGACACACGGAGAGGATGGTGGATGAAAAATACAACGGATGTCAAAAGTATCAACTTCCGtagtgtgtaaaaaaaaacgtattgcCTCAAAGTCAACAAAAGTGAATCTTGGCCGCACAGAAACGTtatcaaaccttttttttttctgtcggAATAGAAATCCCGGGAGCTCAGTCTGATCAAAAACATTGTGTGAGCCAAAGGACGATGGCCACTTGAGGGCCCACTTAGAAATAAGCATTAATTGTCCACATATTTTTAAGTAAGaagacatgtttgtttatataAAGCATCATTGCAACAACCTCATGAGTAAAATTGTCCCCaacaaataaaaacagcagCTCTTCTTTAATGGGGGGAGTGGCAGTGGAGACATTTAATTTCCACTGCATGTAAAACCTACGTTCACCAATTTTCTCACAAGTTATAAGCTTTAACAAGTCTTTTGTCCTCAAACAATGTGATCAGAATGTAATCTACGCCCCTCGTATTTCCAGATGTTTCAACGTTTACCTCTGTAACTTCAACCCCAAGATCAATTGCCATGAGTTTATTTTCCTAAGAAATACTGGATTGTTATGCTTGAGTTTCtagcaaacaaaaataaaagacggACCCTACAGTGGACCCCTTCGGCCTAGTCCGGAAGACTAGGGTAAGAGAGATGAGCCACAATTTAACAGTGCTTTCCTGTCATAACAGTCTTGTCATAAAGTGATGTTCACAAGCTGCACAAGCAATTTCAGTCTCTCTTTAGCTTGCATGGAGACATCAGTCTGtagcttgcacacacacacacacacacacacacacacacacacacacacacacacacacacacacacacacacacacacacacacacacacacacacacacacacacacacacacacacacacacaccaagattaAAGAGGAAGTTTTATCCTGTGTAGTATGGCATGCTATTAAAAGTACTTGCCACACCATGATTATCATAAACTCACTatccaaacttttttttctttatataaACACTAAATGGACAAGACGTGAAAACAGAgaaatcacacaaaaaaaaaaaaagtttgaaacaCAATTAACACTAGACACAAAGAAAAGGTGTCGACAATAGCAACTATAAgacatttcttttttcttttggaCGGTGctacaacacacaacaaaccaACAACAAACTAGGATCAAATCATACATACTATATTTTCTGCtctaaataacataaaaaaatttACTTCCTCTTGTCAACATTGTTATATTGTTTGAGGGAGATCTTGAAATCAAGCACCCCTGTGTTGCTCTACTTTTCCGCAGATCAAATCTATCAGAAAGAAAGAAGCAACGGGCACTGACACCTCAACGTATTGGATTCCTTTTCATTAATGTTGTCCAGACTGAAATGCACCGCCAGCAGATCCCACTCTCATCTAAACACTGAGTCAGTGAACCACTACTATGGACTTGGCAACtgccaaaaacacacaatacactATGGGCATCAACTTTGTCTTGTTGTTAAAAATAGAAGATGACAAATCCTGCTCATATAGTTACACAGGTCAAAACATTTGCTCACTATTTGTATGACTCAATTGCATTGAGCAACCAATTCTTTCTGGAAGAAAGAACTTCTTACCAGAAATTGCCTGACCCATATATGAACTTGGATTACCATACCATTACCAATGGGTCAAGAAGGAAAATATCCGTAATGGCAAACATTGTTAGTAGTGGGCAGAGACTTGTAGTGGGTAGGATTCCCCCAACCGATTGGAGAAACACCTCGATACTGATTCCAATAGCTAGGACACCAAATCAGAGCCCCTGCATAACAAAGTAAGACTGGTTTGACCATACCGTCATCAAGTGTCATACTGTCACCAAGAAAACAGAATCAACCGCTGAAGTAGTCTTTAGAAAATGTATCCATCTAATTGCATACTATGCAAGTAATGACTTAATACATTTCTGTAAACTTCAGTTTagcttatattttatttttatatccaTATTTAGATTGCatatataaaaacaaatgtattgtaCTTTTGTACTGTACTATCATAGTTTGCtaatgttattttatattactattatttgttattatagtGAGGTACTGATGGGGGAATATAGAATTTGTTATTGATCAGTACAAAATCTGGTTGCGACTTGTGATGCATTATTTCACCTTTCAATTCCTCTGTTTTAAAATGTCTTCTATGATCttgaacaaaataatctttgccATTTTGTCATCACTACTAAAATAATATGATCATCTCGAAAAAACTGTTAGCCAGTCTCCTCCAACCAGGTTGTGAATGTTCGACTCTGCTGCACTTATAGTATAATACCATTCTATTTACAACAatcgctcattataacgctcaCACAAAGTTTCTGTGAGCCGTTACCATGGGGATAAcctgtccctcctccttcctcaaaCTCGgtcaaaaatacattttttttgagAACTCAGTGTTCCCAATTTCAGAGGGTCCCAATTTCACCACCAGTTGTGAGGTTGATAAATCCCTATAGGCCATTTCAGAATCTATCAAGTctgtgtccacccagatgtatgacCTTTAACAACACTCGACTGTTGTTAAATTCCTATCAAATCaggataaaaacaaaataataagccaaaagtatatatatatatatatatatatatatatatatatatatatatatatatatatatagtaaccTATGCGTCTCATAGTCCAATAATAATATGTTATtcagaagaaagaaataatTTTACCATTAATAACtttacacaacaacacatatgCTGCTTCACATCTTCAGTTCAGGAAGCACAATAGCATCGCCTTGGGTCACATTTATAAAAACCAACATACTGCTCTGGTGTCCAAATTGAATTGTAAATTCACTTTAGTCCATTTATCTGACGGTGTcccagtcaaacacacacccacaccacgcAATGTTTGCTCATCTTAATGACAGCGGTCTGCGCCATTTTGAACAGCTCATTCAACCTCCTACAAACATAGCCACACCACGACAAACCAAATGTCATCAAAAAATATTACAAAGTAATGGTTGCAATTTAACACTACGTCCATCCCTATGTTTTTCCTCTGCAATCAAAGACCGCCATAGCTCCCCAATGCACCTTTTGACC includes these proteins:
- the LOC115534945 gene encoding nucleoside diphosphate kinase B, whose translation is MERTFVALKPDGVQRGLCGEVMKRFEQKGFRLVAAKFLQPSEDHMKKHYMDLKDMPFYAGLCKYMSSGPVFAMVWEGQGIVKMGRMMLGETNPADSKPGSIRGDFCISIGRNIIHGSDTAENAKMEIALWFKDEEFVTYTPCTQAQLYE